In a genomic window of Streptomyces noursei ATCC 11455:
- a CDS encoding ISAzo13 family transposase, whose product MGRPEGIEAALTAKFETLFPHLDERQRRLAIGAEARSLGHGGIKLVARAAGVREGTVSRGVRELESGQAPLGRVRREGGGRKRAVDLDQGLRPALLALVEPDMRGDPMSPLRWTVKSTRHLAAELTRQGHRVSADTVAVLLREEGFSLQGNAKTIEGAQHPDRDAQFRYINEQAKQFQAAGDPVVSVDTKKKELVGNYKNAGRQWCREGDPVRVRTHDFPDADLGKAIPYGIYDLAADAGWVSVGTDHDTAAFAVQTLRRWWHAVGRAAYPRSGRLLITADAGGSNGYRTRAWKAELAALALETGLEIAVCHYPPGTSKWNKVEHRLFSHITMNWRGKPLTSHEVIVNSIAATTTRTGLTIRSELDTATYETGVRIGDRQMAALPLDRHAWHGDWNYSLRPEPYAQVSDVPDPFDQPSPDLAWLCHPALTGLPPAEWDALISTLTALHEEQRETHLDKRRGHRPRIKGGPLTGRRPILTLADRLLAALLHYRHGLPQVTVARLFTVTPETINRRIRDIRQLLDTAGYTVHPADTRLAALEDLQAFAAAAGITCPSEIKTASY is encoded by the coding sequence ATGGGGAGACCGGAGGGGATCGAAGCCGCACTGACCGCGAAGTTCGAGACGCTGTTCCCGCATCTCGACGAGCGTCAACGGCGGCTGGCTATAGGAGCAGAAGCACGGTCACTGGGACACGGCGGGATCAAGCTCGTCGCCCGCGCGGCCGGGGTCCGGGAGGGCACCGTTTCGCGCGGCGTGAGAGAACTTGAGTCCGGCCAGGCACCGTTGGGACGTGTCCGTCGGGAGGGCGGCGGGCGCAAGCGCGCGGTCGATCTCGATCAGGGGCTGCGGCCCGCGCTGCTGGCCCTGGTCGAGCCGGACATGCGTGGGGATCCGATGTCGCCGCTGCGCTGGACGGTGAAGTCGACCCGGCACCTGGCGGCCGAGCTGACGCGGCAGGGCCATCGGGTCTCGGCGGACACGGTTGCCGTGCTGCTGCGGGAGGAGGGCTTCAGCCTCCAGGGCAACGCCAAGACCATCGAGGGCGCCCAGCACCCGGACCGGGACGCACAGTTCCGCTACATCAACGAGCAGGCCAAACAGTTCCAGGCAGCCGGAGATCCGGTGGTCAGCGTGGACACGAAGAAGAAAGAGTTGGTGGGCAACTACAAGAACGCCGGCCGCCAGTGGTGTCGTGAAGGCGATCCGGTCCGGGTCCGTACCCATGACTTTCCCGACGCCGACCTGGGCAAGGCGATCCCATACGGGATCTACGACCTGGCCGCGGATGCTGGCTGGGTCAGCGTCGGCACCGACCACGACACCGCCGCCTTCGCCGTCCAGACGTTGCGCCGCTGGTGGCACGCGGTGGGCCGCGCCGCGTACCCGCGCTCAGGCCGCCTGCTGATCACTGCGGACGCGGGCGGCTCCAACGGCTATCGCACCCGTGCCTGGAAGGCCGAACTCGCCGCGCTGGCCCTGGAGACGGGCCTGGAGATCGCCGTGTGTCACTATCCTCCAGGCACATCAAAATGGAACAAAGTGGAACACCGGCTGTTCTCCCACATCACCATGAACTGGCGAGGCAAGCCCCTGACCAGCCACGAAGTCATCGTGAACAGCATCGCGGCGACCACCACCCGCACCGGCCTGACCATCCGCTCCGAACTCGACACCGCCACCTATGAAACCGGTGTCCGCATCGGCGACCGGCAGATGGCAGCCTTGCCGCTGGACCGTCATGCCTGGCACGGCGACTGGAACTACAGTCTCCGACCCGAGCCGTATGCCCAGGTCAGTGATGTCCCGGACCCGTTCGATCAGCCCAGTCCCGACCTTGCCTGGCTGTGCCACCCGGCCCTGACCGGACTGCCGCCCGCCGAGTGGGATGCGCTGATCTCCACACTCACCGCCCTCCATGAGGAGCAGCGGGAAACGCACCTGGACAAGCGGCGTGGCCACCGACCCCGCATCAAGGGTGGCCCCCTGACAGGCCGTCGTCCCATCCTCACCCTCGCCGACCGCCTACTGGCCGCCCTCCTCCACTACCGGCACGGGCTCCCGCAGGTCACCGTCGCCCGCCTCTTCACCGTCACACCCGAAACCATCAACCGGCGCATCCGCGACATCCGCCAGCTCCTCGACACCGCCGGATACACCGTTCATCCCGCCGACACCCGTCTCGCCGCCCTCGAAGACCTCCAGGCTTTCGCAGCGGCGGCAGGCATCACCTGCCCATCAGAGATCAAGACGGCGAGTTATTGA
- a CDS encoding IS701 family transposase — protein sequence MTPEEMEEVRPRLEAFAAEMLGSLPRCDQRAKGELYLRGLMLDGKRKSMQPMAERLGVDHQQLQQFVSSSTWDWTVVRQRLAQWAAAHVAPQAYAIDDVGFPKDGYDSPGVARMYCGALGKQGNCQIAVSVNLVSDHASSAVDWRLFVPESWDDTTTEDDRLLAEAIRRRRAKAGIPDCERHREKWRLALEMLDEVRGDWELPDLPVVADAGYGDATGFREGLTERGLTYAVAVKGTTTAYPGQAVPVRPPYSGRGRPPVPAYPIPHTTLRQLALDTGRSAARTVTWRQGSKTTKRNPKVAMRSRFLALRVRPANRTIRRATDGSLPECWLLAEWPSGSAEPTNYWLSTLPADTPLRELVRTAKIRWRIEHDYRELKDGLGLDHFEGRNYPGWHRHVTLTALAQAFCTLLRLDPKAPAPA from the coding sequence GTGACTCCTGAGGAGATGGAAGAGGTCCGTCCGCGCCTGGAGGCGTTTGCGGCGGAGATGCTCGGCTCGCTGCCGCGTTGTGATCAGCGGGCCAAGGGCGAGTTGTACCTGCGTGGGCTGATGCTGGACGGCAAACGCAAGTCGATGCAGCCGATGGCCGAGCGTCTGGGAGTGGACCATCAGCAACTCCAGCAGTTCGTCTCCTCCTCCACCTGGGACTGGACCGTGGTCCGTCAGCGGCTGGCGCAGTGGGCGGCTGCGCATGTCGCACCACAGGCGTACGCCATCGACGATGTGGGCTTTCCCAAGGACGGCTACGACTCTCCGGGGGTGGCGCGGATGTACTGCGGCGCGCTGGGCAAGCAAGGCAACTGCCAGATTGCCGTCAGCGTCAACCTGGTGTCCGACCACGCCTCCTCGGCCGTCGACTGGCGCCTGTTCGTGCCCGAGAGCTGGGACGACACCACGACCGAGGACGACAGGCTGCTGGCCGAGGCCATCCGACGCCGACGCGCCAAGGCAGGGATCCCGGACTGTGAGCGGCACCGGGAGAAGTGGCGCCTGGCCTTGGAGATGCTGGATGAGGTGCGAGGGGACTGGGAACTTCCCGACTTGCCGGTGGTAGCCGATGCCGGGTATGGGGACGCCACCGGCTTTCGCGAGGGCCTGACCGAGCGCGGCCTGACCTACGCGGTGGCGGTCAAGGGCACCACCACCGCCTATCCGGGCCAGGCGGTCCCCGTCCGCCCTCCCTACAGCGGCCGGGGCCGACCACCCGTGCCGGCCTACCCGATCCCGCACACCACCTTGCGGCAACTCGCCCTGGATACGGGCAGGTCCGCGGCGCGGACTGTCACCTGGCGCCAGGGCAGCAAGACCACAAAACGCAACCCCAAAGTCGCGATGCGCTCCCGGTTCCTGGCCCTGCGGGTCCGTCCGGCCAACCGCACCATCCGCCGCGCCACCGACGGCTCCCTACCCGAATGCTGGCTGCTGGCCGAATGGCCATCCGGCTCTGCCGAACCCACCAACTACTGGCTGTCCACCCTGCCCGCCGACACCCCACTACGCGAACTGGTCCGCACCGCCAAGATCCGCTGGCGCATCGAGCACGACTACCGCGAACTCAAGGACGGCCTGGGACTGGACCACTTCGAAGGCCGCAACTACCCCGGATGGCACCGCCACGTCACCCTCACCGCCCTCGCCCAGGCATTCTGCACCCTGCTCAGGCTCGACCCAAAAGCCCCTGCGCCGGCCTGA
- a CDS encoding DNA-directed RNA polymerase subunit alpha → MQIAQRPTLTEEIVDAYRSRFVIEPLEPGFGYTLGNSLRRTLLSSIPGAAVTSIRIDGVLHEFTTVPGMKQDVPDLILNIKQLVVSCEHDEPVVMYLRKHGPGLVTAADIAPPTGVEVHNLDLVLATLNAKGKLEMELTVERGRGYVSAVQNKQQGQEIGRIPVDSIYSPVLKATYKVEATRVEQRTDFDKLIVDVETKQAMRPRDTMASAGSTLVELFDLAHELNVDAEGIEVGLSPTDVALAADLAAPIEELELTVRSYNCLKREGIHSVGQLVARSEADLLDVRNFGAKSIDEVKAKLADMGLAFKDSPPGFDPTAAAAAFGAGDDTGFAEIEQY, encoded by the coding sequence ATGCAGATCGCTCAGCGTCCCACTCTCACCGAAGAGATCGTAGACGCATACCGCTCCCGGTTCGTCATCGAGCCGCTGGAGCCAGGCTTCGGCTACACCCTCGGCAACTCCCTGCGCCGCACCCTCCTCTCCTCGATCCCCGGCGCCGCCGTCACCAGCATCCGGATCGACGGCGTGCTGCACGAGTTCACCACCGTGCCCGGCATGAAACAGGACGTCCCTGACCTCATCCTCAACATCAAGCAGCTTGTCGTCTCCTGCGAGCACGACGAGCCGGTCGTGATGTACCTGCGCAAGCATGGCCCCGGCCTGGTCACCGCCGCCGACATCGCTCCGCCAACTGGCGTCGAGGTGCACAACCTCGATCTCGTCCTGGCCACCCTGAACGCCAAGGGCAAGCTGGAGATGGAGCTGACCGTCGAGCGTGGCCGTGGCTACGTCTCCGCCGTCCAGAACAAGCAGCAGGGCCAGGAGATTGGCCGGATCCCGGTCGACTCAATCTACTCGCCGGTGCTCAAGGCCACGTACAAGGTTGAGGCGACCCGTGTCGAGCAGCGCACCGACTTCGACAAGCTGATCGTCGACGTCGAGACCAAGCAGGCGATGCGTCCGCGCGACACCATGGCCTCGGCGGGCAGCACGCTGGTCGAGCTGTTCGACTTGGCCCACGAGCTGAACGTCGACGCCGAAGGCATCGAGGTGGGCCTGTCGCCGACGGACGTCGCGCTGGCGGCCGACCTGGCGGCCCCGATCGAGGAGTTGGAGCTCACCGTCCGGTCCTACAACTGCCTCAAGCGCGAGGGCATCCACTCCGTGGGTCAGCTGGTGGCGCGCAGTGAGGCGGACCTGCTCGACGTCCGCAACTTCGGTGCGAAGTCGATCGACGAGGTCAAGGCGAAGCTGGCCGATATGGGTCTAGCGTTCAAGGACAGCCCGCCCGGATTCGATCCGACTGCCGCGGCTGCAGCCTTCGGCGCAGGCGACGACACGGGCTTCGCCGAGATCGAGCAGTACTGA
- a CDS encoding helix-turn-helix domain-containing protein — MNKGKRITGTARDKLATELKKEYEGGASIRALAESRGRSYGFVHRILTEGGVTLRGRGGTSRPQSGM, encoded by the coding sequence ATGAACAAGGGAAAGCGGATCACCGGCACGGCCCGCGACAAGCTCGCCACCGAACTCAAGAAGGAATACGAGGGCGGCGCCTCCATCCGCGCCCTCGCCGAATCCCGGGGGCGTTCCTACGGCTTCGTCCACCGCATCCTCACCGAAGGCGGCGTCACCCTACGCGGCCGAGGGGGTACTTCGCGTCCGCAGTCCGGAATGTGA
- a CDS encoding transposase: protein MYDKGVAIEVIAKSLRMDRKTVRKYAHATVVEDLLSPPRQSRRMLQPWAEYLNMRWQEGCTDSGRLFREIQERGYRGSSRSVRRWLEPLRSAESPTPKRSEAPTVRQVTGWLTCHPDNLSSGQQLRLKRILADCPELADLRRHIAAFAAMMKNLDGRLLPRWMKAAQGSELPPLRGFARNLSKDLDAVTAGLTQPYSSGMVEGHVNRVKYLKRQGYGRANFDLLRRRILLTP from the coding sequence ATGTACGACAAGGGCGTCGCCATCGAGGTGATCGCCAAGTCCCTGCGGATGGACCGCAAGACAGTCCGCAAGTACGCCCACGCGACAGTCGTCGAGGACCTGCTCTCGCCGCCGCGGCAGAGCCGACGGATGCTGCAGCCCTGGGCCGAGTACCTCAATATGCGCTGGCAGGAGGGGTGCACTGACAGCGGGCGCCTGTTCCGCGAGATTCAGGAACGCGGCTACCGCGGCAGCAGCCGCAGTGTCCGGCGCTGGCTCGAGCCGTTGCGCTCCGCCGAGTCGCCGACCCCGAAGAGGTCGGAGGCGCCCACGGTCCGGCAGGTCACCGGCTGGCTCACCTGTCACCCCGACAACCTCAGCTCCGGTCAGCAGCTCCGCCTCAAGCGCATCCTGGCCGATTGCCCTGAACTCGCCGATCTACGACGGCACATCGCGGCGTTCGCCGCGATGATGAAGAACCTCGACGGCCGTCTGCTGCCCCGCTGGATGAAGGCGGCCCAGGGCAGCGAGCTGCCACCCCTGCGCGGTTTCGCCCGCAACCTCAGCAAGGACCTCGACGCCGTCACCGCCGGCCTCACCCAGCCCTACTCCAGCGGCATGGTCGAGGGCCACGTGAACCGGGTGAAATACCTCAAACGTCAAGGGTATGGACGGGCCAACTTCGATCTCCTGCGGCGCCGTATTTTGCTCACACCGTGA
- the istA gene encoding IS21 family transposase yields the protein MKNSREIMEILEAYDLTGSYRAAAELAGCDHHTVARYVKMRAAGQQPDKRRQRARQIDDYLPKIEELVVRSQGKIRADVVHKRIAAMGFTGGERTTRRTVAEAKAQFRAGRRRVYRPWVTEPGLWLQYDFGDGPVIKGRKTTLFCAWLAWSRFRVVIPIWDKTLPTITACLDTTFRRIGGIPAYVLTDNEKTVTTDHVAGIAVRNSEVVEVARHYGTTIRTCLPADPETKGGSESTVKIANADLVPRDVNLREQYKTFGELEAACRQFCEEVNSRTHKVTRRKPVERLAEEQHRLHPLPRRPFTAAFGTTRRVSWESTISVDAVRYSVPHELIDTRVWARFHGDELIVTAVDETGSALEVARHPRGEPGSPVLEDAHYPPREDKEADRTPRATSAEEAAFLQLGPGAASWLIEAGAAGVRRIKAKMAEAVALSKLYSIAEVDRALGTAAVTARFADKDLMSILDYQAVHGLAEPVRRSEAHSLQPGTSAWSALGAAAPSTADLSEYDESDHF from the coding sequence GTGAAGAACAGCAGGGAGATCATGGAGATCCTTGAGGCATACGACCTCACAGGCAGTTACCGTGCCGCGGCCGAGCTGGCCGGGTGCGACCACCACACGGTGGCCCGTTATGTGAAGATGCGGGCGGCCGGCCAGCAGCCCGACAAGCGCCGGCAGCGGGCCCGGCAGATCGACGACTATCTGCCGAAGATCGAGGAACTGGTGGTCCGCTCGCAGGGCAAGATCCGCGCGGACGTGGTCCACAAGAGGATCGCCGCGATGGGCTTCACCGGCGGGGAACGCACCACCCGCCGCACCGTTGCCGAGGCAAAAGCCCAGTTCAGGGCAGGTCGACGCCGTGTCTACCGGCCATGGGTGACCGAGCCCGGGCTCTGGCTTCAGTACGACTTCGGCGACGGCCCGGTGATCAAGGGCCGCAAGACCACGCTGTTCTGCGCATGGCTGGCCTGGTCGCGTTTCCGCGTCGTCATTCCGATCTGGGACAAGACGCTGCCAACGATCACCGCGTGTCTGGACACCACTTTCCGCAGGATCGGCGGCATCCCGGCCTACGTCCTGACGGACAACGAGAAGACGGTCACCACCGACCACGTCGCCGGGATCGCGGTCCGCAACTCAGAAGTCGTCGAGGTCGCCCGGCACTACGGCACAACGATCCGTACTTGCCTGCCGGCGGACCCGGAAACGAAGGGCGGCTCGGAGTCCACAGTGAAGATCGCGAATGCCGATCTGGTGCCCAGGGACGTCAATCTGCGCGAGCAGTACAAGACCTTCGGCGAGCTTGAGGCCGCCTGCCGACAGTTCTGCGAAGAGGTCAACTCCCGCACACACAAGGTGACTCGGCGCAAGCCGGTCGAGCGGCTCGCAGAAGAGCAGCATCGACTGCACCCGCTGCCGCGGCGGCCGTTCACCGCGGCGTTCGGCACCACCCGGCGGGTCTCCTGGGAGTCGACGATCTCGGTCGACGCGGTCCGCTACTCGGTCCCGCACGAGCTGATCGACACCCGGGTCTGGGCCCGTTTCCACGGGGACGAGCTGATCGTCACCGCCGTCGACGAGACGGGCTCGGCCCTTGAGGTCGCCCGCCATCCGCGCGGCGAGCCTGGCTCGCCGGTCCTGGAGGATGCCCACTATCCGCCGCGCGAGGACAAGGAAGCCGACCGCACTCCGAGGGCGACCTCCGCCGAGGAGGCTGCGTTTCTCCAGCTCGGCCCGGGTGCTGCGAGCTGGCTGATCGAGGCCGGGGCGGCCGGGGTTCGCCGGATCAAGGCGAAGATGGCCGAGGCCGTTGCCCTCTCGAAGCTCTACTCGATAGCGGAAGTTGACCGCGCGCTCGGCACCGCCGCGGTCACCGCCCGCTTCGCGGACAAGGACCTCATGTCGATCCTCGACTACCAGGCCGTCCACGGCCTGGCCGAGCCGGTCCGTCGCAGCGAGGCCCACTCGCTGCAGCCCGGCACCTCCGCCTGGTCCGCCCTCGGCGCCGCCGCCCCGAGCACTGCTGATCTTTCCGAGTACGACGAAAGCGACCACTTCTGA
- the istB gene encoding IS21-like element helper ATPase IstB: protein MATPLRTVPGTNGDPLAEAIELTKRLKLPHIRRSLTDIIPTAKAQRWDPAEVVRVLLAEEAAGRDRANLHTRRKRAGFPTGKTFGDWHESKSSIPRTTQDALKSLEWVGRRENFCICGPSGTGKSHFTEALGQTAVEAGLTVAWFTIEDLGALVRRHRADDSIARALAKIVRSDLIIVDDIGLLPVSEDAAEGFYRLVDAAYERRSIAVSSNLHPSGFDEIMPKTLATATVDRLLHHAHVTVTQGDSFRFTEATTGKGVKPFS, encoded by the coding sequence ATGGCCACCCCTCTTCGCACCGTTCCCGGCACGAACGGCGACCCGCTCGCCGAGGCCATCGAGCTGACCAAGCGACTCAAACTCCCGCACATCCGGCGGTCGTTGACCGACATCATCCCCACCGCGAAGGCCCAACGCTGGGATCCCGCCGAGGTCGTCCGCGTCCTGCTGGCGGAGGAAGCGGCCGGACGTGACCGGGCCAATCTCCACACCCGGCGCAAGCGGGCCGGGTTCCCCACCGGGAAGACCTTCGGGGACTGGCACGAGTCCAAGTCCTCCATACCCAGGACCACGCAGGACGCCCTGAAGAGCCTGGAATGGGTCGGCCGCCGGGAGAATTTTTGTATCTGTGGACCGTCGGGGACGGGAAAGTCACACTTCACTGAGGCGCTCGGGCAGACCGCGGTCGAGGCCGGCCTGACCGTCGCCTGGTTCACCATCGAGGACCTGGGCGCCCTGGTCCGCCGGCACCGCGCGGACGACTCCATCGCCCGGGCGCTGGCGAAGATTGTCCGCTCGGACCTGATCATCGTCGATGACATCGGGCTGCTGCCCGTCTCCGAGGACGCCGCCGAGGGCTTCTACCGCCTGGTGGATGCCGCATATGAACGGCGCTCGATCGCAGTTTCGAGCAATCTCCACCCGTCTGGATTCGACGAGATCATGCCCAAGACCTTGGCCACCGCGACCGTCGACCGGCTCCTCCATCACGCTCACGTCACAGTCACTCAGGGTGATTCGTTCAGGTTCACCGAGGCCACCACCGGAAAGGGAGTGAAGCCCTTCAGCTGA
- the istA gene encoding IS21 family transposase: protein MIHVEDWAEIRRLHRAEQMPIRAIARHLGISKNTVKRALAHDRPPKYERPAKGSAVDAVEVQIRELLRETPTMPATVIAERIGWQRGMTILRERVRELRPAYLPVDPVSRTTYRPGELAQCDLWFPEADIPLGYGQTGRPPVLVMVSGYSRIIAARMLPSRRSGDLIDGHWRLLTAWGAVPRMLVWDNEAGVGKGRVTSEFAAFAGLLATKIYLCRPRDPEAKGLVERANGYLETSFLPGRHFTGPDDFNTQLDAWLKVANRRVHRTLQARPSDRWEADRAGMLALPPVDPPSWWRFQIRLGRDHYVRVDTCDYSVDPAAIGRMVTVLCDNDEVIVLAQGGEIVARHPRCWARHQTLTDPHHAAAGDVMRREVHRRHGAACAAAAPDVVEVEQRELGTYDRLFTVIDGGNNQEAG from the coding sequence GTGATCCACGTGGAGGACTGGGCAGAGATCCGCCGACTGCACCGGGCCGAGCAGATGCCGATCCGGGCGATCGCCCGGCACCTGGGCATCTCGAAGAACACGGTGAAACGCGCGCTGGCGCACGACCGGCCGCCGAAGTACGAGCGTCCGGCGAAGGGCTCGGCGGTGGACGCGGTCGAGGTGCAGATCCGTGAGCTTTTGCGGGAGACGCCGACGATGCCTGCCACCGTGATCGCGGAGCGGATCGGTTGGCAGCGCGGGATGACCATCCTCAGGGAACGGGTGCGCGAGCTGCGGCCGGCGTATCTGCCGGTGGACCCGGTCTCGCGGACTACGTATCGGCCGGGCGAGCTGGCCCAGTGTGACCTGTGGTTTCCCGAGGCCGACATCCCGCTGGGCTATGGGCAGACAGGACGGCCGCCGGTTTTGGTGATGGTGTCCGGCTACTCGCGGATCATCGCCGCGAGGATGCTGCCCTCGCGCCGGAGTGGGGACCTGATCGACGGGCACTGGCGGCTGCTGACCGCCTGGGGAGCCGTCCCCAGGATGCTCGTCTGGGACAACGAGGCCGGCGTCGGCAAGGGCCGGGTCACCTCCGAGTTCGCCGCGTTCGCGGGCCTGCTGGCCACCAAGATCTACCTGTGTCGGCCCCGGGATCCAGAAGCGAAAGGGCTGGTCGAGCGGGCCAACGGCTATCTGGAGACCTCCTTCCTGCCGGGCCGTCACTTCACCGGCCCCGACGACTTCAACACACAGCTGGACGCCTGGCTGAAGGTCGCCAACCGGCGCGTCCACCGCACTTTGCAGGCCCGCCCGAGCGACCGGTGGGAGGCGGACCGGGCCGGGATGCTCGCACTGCCACCCGTTGACCCGCCGTCCTGGTGGCGGTTCCAGATCCGCCTGGGACGCGATCATTACGTCCGCGTCGACACCTGCGACTACTCCGTCGACCCCGCGGCGATCGGCCGGATGGTGACCGTGCTCTGCGACAACGACGAGGTCATCGTCCTGGCCCAGGGCGGCGAGATCGTGGCCCGGCATCCCCGCTGCTGGGCCCGCCACCAGACCCTCACCGACCCGCATCACGCCGCCGCCGGCGACGTGATGCGCCGCGAAGTACATCGACGGCACGGTGCTGCCTGCGCGGCAGCGGCCCCGGACGTGGTCGAGGTCGAACAGCGCGAGCTGGGCACCTATGACCGGCTCTTCACCGTCATCGACGGCGGCAACAACCAGGAGGCCGGCTGA
- the istB gene encoding IS21-like element helper ATPase IstB, which produces MPARAATDDAAPATSRRTGQQTAADLAFLARAMKAPALLDAAERLAERARKESWTHAEYLVACLQREVSARESHGGEARVRAARFPAIKTVEELDVTHLRGMTRQQLAHLGTLDFITGKENAVFLGPPGTGKTHLAIGLGVRACQAGHRVAFATASEWVDRLAAAHQAGRLQVELTKLGRYPLIVIDEVGYIPFEAEAANLFFQLISNRYERASVIVTSNKPFGRWGEVFGDETVAAAMIDRLVHHAEVHSFKGDSYRMKGRELGRIPHDTTDND; this is translated from the coding sequence ATGCCCGCCCGCGCCGCCACCGACGACGCCGCCCCCGCCACAAGTCGCCGAACCGGTCAGCAGACCGCGGCTGACCTGGCCTTCCTGGCCAGGGCGATGAAGGCCCCGGCACTGCTGGACGCCGCCGAACGGCTCGCCGAGCGGGCCCGCAAGGAGTCCTGGACGCATGCCGAATACCTCGTCGCCTGCCTCCAGCGGGAGGTCAGTGCCCGCGAGTCCCACGGCGGCGAGGCCCGCGTCCGCGCGGCCCGCTTCCCGGCGATCAAGACGGTCGAGGAGCTGGACGTCACCCATCTGCGCGGCATGACGCGCCAACAGCTCGCGCATCTGGGCACGTTGGACTTCATCACCGGAAAGGAGAACGCCGTTTTCCTGGGCCCGCCGGGCACCGGGAAGACACACCTGGCCATCGGTCTGGGAGTGCGGGCCTGCCAGGCCGGCCACCGGGTCGCCTTCGCCACCGCGTCCGAATGGGTCGACCGCCTGGCCGCCGCCCACCAGGCCGGACGCCTCCAGGTCGAGCTCACCAAGCTCGGCCGCTACCCACTGATCGTGATCGATGAAGTGGGCTACATCCCCTTCGAAGCCGAGGCGGCGAACCTGTTCTTCCAGCTGATCTCGAACAGATACGAACGCGCCTCGGTGATCGTGACCAGCAACAAGCCCTTCGGGCGCTGGGGAGAGGTCTTCGGCGACGAGACCGTCGCGGCCGCGATGATCGACCGCCTCGTCCACCACGCCGAGGTCCACTCATTCAAGGGCGACTCGTATCGCATGAAGGGACGCGAACTCGGACGCATCCCGCACGACACCACCGACAACGACTGA
- a CDS encoding type I-G CRISPR-associated protein, Cas3-extension family: protein MHELELPALRGNSALGFLAALGVLELTALSLDHTPRLSWRSPTGPAVLHTHQPFTHEAVAGLLRTHLPTTPETEPLPIAPGILSLPRHEAAEKTPNEPLRMPIAMALRRLREHTTAERLDHSPVAHWFTALVNQLHLAPPTSGAKPGPIESLYTKTTPLFAPSGGMTLANNWTKAAELCRKDPSHLLAALTAWRRVEGYTGANLDHASAGDAHTTSHGKPAQQGVPGATWLALHSFATFRLTGTARRGHTTSWETTPDGPTLTWPTWHPPLTPTALTTLLEHPLLRAHNPDPSKLDSLASQPATPPPETASPTPTAPSNPQPSHPSQSLGTPSTHATRQPHLIKMSAKRAHARTRTAQETVAGTNLCSSCRGISAVHSRGTTAARRGRPRRRGR from the coding sequence ATGCACGAGCTGGAACTACCCGCCCTTCGTGGAAACTCGGCCCTCGGGTTCCTCGCTGCTCTCGGCGTCCTCGAACTGACCGCCCTCAGCCTCGACCACACCCCCCGCCTGTCCTGGCGCAGTCCCACCGGGCCCGCCGTCCTCCACACCCACCAGCCCTTCACCCACGAAGCGGTCGCCGGACTCCTCCGCACTCATCTGCCCACCACACCCGAAACCGAGCCGCTGCCCATCGCGCCCGGAATCCTCTCCCTCCCGCGACACGAGGCCGCTGAGAAGACGCCCAATGAGCCGCTCAGAATGCCAATCGCCATGGCCCTGAGGCGCCTACGCGAACACACCACCGCCGAGCGCCTCGACCACTCCCCCGTCGCCCACTGGTTCACCGCGCTGGTCAACCAACTCCACCTGGCACCCCCCACCAGCGGCGCCAAACCCGGTCCCATCGAGAGCCTCTACACCAAGACCACACCGCTGTTCGCCCCCAGTGGGGGAATGACACTGGCGAACAACTGGACCAAGGCAGCTGAGCTCTGCCGCAAGGACCCCAGCCACCTGCTGGCAGCCCTCACCGCGTGGCGGCGGGTTGAGGGCTATACCGGCGCCAACCTCGACCACGCCTCCGCCGGCGACGCACACACCACCAGCCACGGCAAACCCGCCCAACAAGGCGTCCCCGGCGCCACCTGGCTCGCCCTCCACTCCTTCGCCACCTTCCGCCTCACCGGCACCGCCCGCCGCGGCCACACCACCAGCTGGGAAACCACCCCCGACGGCCCCACCCTCACCTGGCCCACCTGGCACCCCCCACTCACCCCAACCGCCCTCACCACCCTCCTCGAACACCCACTTCTCCGCGCCCACAACCCCGACCCCTCAAAACTCGATAGCCTCGCGTCACAGCCCGCTACACCGCCACCCGAAACCGCCTCTCCAACTCCGACGGCCCCCTCCAACCCGCAGCCCTCACACCCCTCCCAGAGCCTCGGAACCCCAAGCACACACGCAACACGCCAACCACACCTAATAAAAATGTCCGCTAAGCGCGCACATGCCCGAACCAGAACAGCACAAGAAACCGTCGCCGGAACGAATTTGTGCAGCTCATGCAGGGGCATCTCCGCGGTCCACAGCCGCGGCACCACAGCAGCGCGACGAGGGCGGCCACGTCGGCGCGGCCGGTGA